In a single window of the Coffea eugenioides isolate CCC68of chromosome 3, Ceug_1.0, whole genome shotgun sequence genome:
- the LOC113766793 gene encoding pentatricopeptide repeat-containing protein At2g17210-like, with the protein MVVRLPIISSVSRLPSCFSKIKNLAATGKWQEVLSCHRELREAGVQFTDPCVSPPILKACSVISFDYGKSIHATLLKQGLDSFTSLGNSIIDFYVKSGTLGCANDAFDCMRNRDSVSWNIIIHGHLDQPAFQQGLGLFFQAKITGFKPNISTLVLVICACRERQLFDDGQILHGYIIRSGFWAISSVQNSLLCMYADIRMEFARKLFDEMHHRDVISWSVIIGWYVQNSEARVALELFRQMVSEFHIEVDGPITVTILKACANLRNVEMGNLVHGFSISRGLKCDLFVGNSLVDFYSKCDDVESAFKAFSEMSQKNVVSWNSLLSGYVQSEKHSEALLLFDSMRRAGVEADEVTLVNLLQVCKYLMLPYQCKLIHSKVLRQGYESNELVKNSLIDTYAKCNCISLAWKQFSQMKHRDAVTWSTMIAAFTYWDMPGEAIALFREMKLIEENLNTVTMLNLIEACSLFADLNISKSAHGIAIRHGLAFEVAVGTAVLDMYSKCGAIQASRKAFEYMPQKNIVSWGAMIAAYGMNGLPRDALALHAKMESQGLKPNLVTSLSLLSACSHGGLVDEGLSVFENVIQEYGVEIGVEHYSCLVDLLARSGKFDSAMDFINKIPCTVKPSASAWSAILSGCRNSGNREVGAGALAHILELEPSSSAGYLLASNMYASGGLWSDAANMRLLGKKSGAKVLAGYSLVHVNNRAYRFAAGDKHDPLSDELCIFIEQLHSWMKIENTDHDNILGTKREEVISCSSGFRLQQQLEQFVDAGT; encoded by the coding sequence ATGGTTGTGCGCTTGCCAATCATTTCATCAGTTTCAAGACTCCCCAGCTGTTTTTCAAAGATCAAGAACTTAGCAGCTACTGGGAAATGGCAAGAGGTTCTTTCTTGTCACCGTGAATTGAGGGAGGCGGGAGTTCAATTTACTGATCCTTGTGTCTCCCCTCCCATTCTCAAAGCATGTTCTGTGATATCTTTTGATTATGGCAAGTCCATTCATGCAACTTTGCTTAAACAGGGCCTTGATTCATTCACTTCCTTGGGCAATTCTATTATTGACTTTTACGTGAAATCTGGAACCCTGGGTTGTGCAAATGATGCTTTTGATTGCATGAGGAACAGAGATTCAGTTTCTTGGAACATAATCATTCATGGACACCTTGATCAACCTGCTTTTCAGCAGGGGTTAGGCTTGTTTTTCCAGGCCAAAATTACAGGATTCAAACCTAACATATCCACTTTGGTGCTTGTGATTTGTGCATGTCGTGAACGCCAGTTATTTGATGATGGGCAAATACTTCACGGGTATATTATTCGTAGCGGGTTTTGGGCCATCTCTTCAGTTCAGAACTCCCTTTTATGTATGTATGCAGACATCAGGATGGAGTTTGCTCGGAAGCTCTTCGATGAAATGCATCATAGAGATGTAATCTCTTGGAGCGTAATAATTGGCTGGTATGTGCAAAACAGTGAAGCCAGAGTTGCTTTAGAGTTGTTCCGGCAAATGGTATCTGAGTTTCACATTGAAGTGGATGGGCCTATAACTGTAACTATACTCAAAGCATGTGCCAATTTACGGAACGTTGAAATGGGAAATTTGGTCCATGGCTTTTCGATTTCTAGAGGCCTGAAATGTGACTTGTTTGTAGGAAACTCGTTGGTTGATTTCTATTCCAAGTGTGATGATGTTGAATCTGCTTTTAAAGCCTTCAGCGAGATGAGTCAAAAGAATGTGGTATCATGGAATTCTCTACTATCTGGATATGTTCAAAGTGAGAAGCATTCTGAAGCCCTGTTGTTATTTGATTCAATGAGAAGGGCAGGAGTTGAAGCTGATGAAGTAACCCTTGTCAATCTGCTTCAAGTATGCAAATATCTTATGTTACCATATCAATGCAAGTTGATTCATTCCAAAGTACTTAGACAAGGTTATGAATCAAATGAGTTGGTCaaaaattctttaattgatACATATGCAAAATGCAATTGCATTAGTCTTGCATGGAAGCAGTTTAGTCAGATGAAGCACCGAGATGCGGTCACTTGGAGCACAATGATTGCAGCATTCACTTACTGGGACATGCCTGGTGAAGCAATTGCTCTTTTCCGAGAGATGAAGCTGATTGAAGAAAATCTTAACACAGTTACCATGTTGAATCTTATTGAAGCCTGCTCTCTTTTTGCAGATCTGAACATATCAAAGTCTGCTCATGGTATTGCTATTCGACATGGCTTAGCTTTTGAGGTTGCAGTTGGAACTGCTGTTTTGGATATGTATTCCAAATGTGGGGCGATACAGGCTTCAAGAAAAGCTTTTGAATACATGCCCCAAAAAAACATTGTGTCATGGGGTGCTATGATTGCAGCATATGGTATGAATGGCCTTCCTCGTGATGCTTTAGCTTTACATGCCAAAATGGAATCTCAGGGTCTCAAGCCCAACTTAGTAACAAGCCTTTCTCTGTTATCTGCATGTAGCCATGGGGGATTGGTTGATGAGGGCTTGTCTGTCTTTGAGAATGTGATACAAGAATATGGTGTTGAAATTGGGGTGGAACATTATTCGTGTCTTGTGGACTTGTTGGCTCGATCTGGAAAGTTTGATAGTGCAATGgattttatcaacaaaataccTTGTACAGTAAAGCCTAGCGCTAGTGCATGGAGTGCAATCTTGAGCGGTTGTAGGAACTCTGGTAATAGGGAGGTTGGGGCTGGTGCTTTAGCTCATATTCTTGAATTGGAGCCATCTAGTAGTGCTGGATATTTGCTGGCATCTAACATGTATGCGTCTGGTGGTTTATGGTCTGATGCTGCCAATATGAGATTGTTGGGCAAGAAAAGTGGGGCAAAGGTACTCGCTGGGTACAGTTTGGTTCATGTGAACAATAGGGCATACAGGTTTGCTGCAGGAGATAAACACGATCCATTATCTGATGAGTTATGCATTTTTATTGAACAATTACATTCGTGGATGAAGATTGAGAATACAGATCATGATAATATATTGGGAACAAAAAGGGAGGAAGTTATATCCTGTTCTTCCGGTTTTCGCCTACAACAACAGCTAGAACAGTTTGTGGATGCTGGTACCTGA